Part of the Elusimicrobiota bacterium genome is shown below.
GTTGAACACACTACCGGTTTTCTGGCAATTGCTATCCTTTCAAGTAATGGCCAGTCCTGTGCTGAACAACTTGCTATCTTTATAATTTCTATTTCGTGATGTTCAATTAGTGTTACTGATTCCTCATCAAAAGGAGTGCACATTGTAATCAATCCATTTCTCTTGATATCGTCAACTAATATTTTAAACTCATCTTCTGTTAGTCGTGTATTTAAAAATCTTAGGATATGTTTAGGGGTCGTAGCATTTCTATAATCAGGATGAATAAATGTATTCAAGTGTCTATACTGGAACTTTATAACGCCTTTAATATTTTTTTCTTTACATATTTCAGATATTGCAGAGATAA
Proteins encoded:
- a CDS encoding N-acetylneuraminate synthase family protein, with the translated sequence MDKTTIFDNLFVFDMANNHQGNVEHGRKIISAISEICKEKNIKGVIKFQYRHLNTFIHPDYRNATTPKHILRFLNTRLTEDEFKILVDDIKRNGLITMCTPFDEESVTLIEHHEIEIIKIASCSAQDWPLLERIAIARKPVVCST